Proteins encoded within one genomic window of Salipaludibacillus agaradhaerens:
- a CDS encoding efflux RND transporter permease subunit has protein sequence MILAIAGSGLQFFVSVNYNMVEYLPDDASSTKALDIMEEEFEASVPNTRVMVKDVSLQEALVYKEQLESIEGVSDVTWLDDVMDLKIPLEMADDDTVESYYKDRHALYSFTVSSGDEVEVTEAIYEVIGEDNALTGEALDTAISQKMAGTETMYAAALLIPIIIIILILSTTSWMEPVFFLVAIGVSILINLGTNIFIGEVSFVTQSVSPILQLAVSLDYAIFLLHSFSDSRKESDSPEEAMHLAMKRSFPAITASAATTFFGFMALTFMNFEIGSDLGLNLVKGILFSFISVMVFLPALTLYFYKWIDKTQHKQFIPAFKGIGKGVVKMRYVSLFIVAIVMVPSFLAQSHTTFTYGLGEQPETTRAGSDFIAVEDTFGELTPIVLLVPKGDTAREAELGTDLEQLPNVTSVISYATAISPVIPADYLEESLTEQFLSENYSRIVINTDLAAEGERPFALVEKVEEVARSYYAEDAHLLGESVTLYDMKTIVTKDNTLVNVLTVVTIAIVLIITFRSLSFPVVLLLTIQVAVWLNLSIPYFTNTPLDFVGYLIVSTVQLAATVDYAILFTEHYKEKRKEMSAFKAIKHTLDEKTFSIAVSASILSSVGFILWLTSSNQIVSSIGLLLGRGALLAFLMVLFFLPATLVIFDKLIEKTTWKANYFKEK, from the coding sequence ATGATTCTCGCTATTGCAGGGTCCGGTTTGCAATTTTTTGTTTCTGTTAACTATAACATGGTGGAATATTTGCCTGATGATGCGTCTTCAACAAAAGCGCTAGATATTATGGAAGAGGAATTTGAGGCGTCCGTTCCTAATACAAGAGTGATGGTCAAAGACGTGTCACTTCAAGAAGCGCTTGTCTATAAGGAGCAGCTTGAAAGTATTGAAGGGGTAAGCGATGTGACATGGCTTGATGATGTCATGGATTTGAAGATACCGTTAGAAATGGCGGATGACGATACAGTCGAATCTTATTATAAAGACCGACATGCTCTCTACTCGTTTACTGTAAGCAGCGGTGATGAGGTGGAAGTGACAGAAGCGATCTATGAGGTTATTGGAGAAGATAATGCGTTGACTGGAGAGGCATTAGACACCGCGATTTCTCAAAAAATGGCTGGTACAGAAACGATGTATGCCGCGGCTTTACTTATACCGATTATTATCATTATTTTAATTTTATCGACCACATCTTGGATGGAGCCCGTCTTCTTTCTTGTGGCAATTGGTGTGTCGATTCTAATTAATCTAGGAACAAATATTTTTATTGGAGAGGTATCGTTCGTTACCCAATCGGTCAGCCCTATTTTGCAGTTGGCTGTTTCGTTGGATTATGCTATTTTCTTGCTTCACAGTTTCTCAGATTCTCGAAAGGAAAGCGATTCACCAGAAGAGGCGATGCACCTGGCGATGAAGCGGTCATTTCCCGCTATTACCGCAAGTGCTGCCACCACATTCTTTGGGTTTATGGCATTGACGTTTATGAATTTCGAGATAGGCTCAGATCTAGGGTTGAATCTCGTGAAAGGGATACTTTTCAGTTTTATTAGTGTCATGGTATTTCTACCAGCTCTTACATTATATTTTTATAAATGGATTGATAAAACACAACACAAACAATTTATACCAGCATTTAAAGGCATCGGAAAAGGTGTCGTTAAAATGAGATATGTGAGTCTTTTTATCGTAGCGATCGTTATGGTGCCAAGCTTTTTAGCACAAAGTCATACAACCTTTACGTATGGGTTAGGTGAGCAACCTGAAACAACACGTGCAGGCAGTGATTTCATTGCTGTTGAAGATACATTTGGAGAGCTCACGCCTATTGTTCTCCTAGTGCCAAAAGGAGATACAGCGAGAGAAGCAGAGCTTGGGACTGACTTGGAGCAACTGCCTAACGTCACAAGTGTGATCTCATACGCAACCGCCATAAGTCCTGTCATTCCAGCAGACTATTTAGAAGAATCGTTAACAGAACAATTCTTGTCAGAAAACTACAGCAGAATAGTAATAAATACAGATTTAGCAGCAGAGGGGGAGCGACCATTTGCATTAGTGGAAAAGGTTGAGGAGGTGGCGCGATCATACTATGCAGAGGATGCCCATTTACTTGGCGAAAGTGTCACACTCTATGATATGAAAACAATTGTAACGAAAGATAACACACTCGTTAACGTGTTAACTGTGGTGACTATTGCCATTGTTCTCATTATTACATTCCGATCACTTTCCTTTCCAGTCGTTCTTTTACTGACTATTCAAGTAGCTGTGTGGCTAAACTTATCCATCCCATATTTTACGAATACGCCATTAGACTTTGTCGGTTATTTAATTGTCAGTACGGTACAGTTAGCTGCTACAGTGGACTACGCCATACTGTTCACTGAACATTACAAAGAGAAGCGGAAGGAAATGTCAGCGTTCAAAGCGATTAAGCACACGTTAGACGAAAAAACGTTCTCTATTGCTGTCTCTGCTTCAATTTTATCCAGTGTTGGCTTTATTTTATGGCTGACGTCTTCTAATCAAATCGTTTCTTCTATCGGATTATTGTTAGGTAGAGGCGCGCTTCTAGCTTTTTTAATGGTCTTGTTCTTCCTTCCAGCTACGTTAGTTATTTTCGATAAGTTAATTGAAAAAACAACGTGGAAAGCAAATTATTTTAAGGAGAAATGA
- a CDS encoding TetR/AcrR family transcriptional regulator yields MEKRRHASNVFAKECISTALLQLMESNKYEDITITDITKKAGVSRVTYYRNFANKEAIIISYLDDLFYQYQQETQHLPEEDDYQFLLYAFYFFEKYSDIMSRLYEANLATLVLDCFNKYVLWCIDESEERLLKYAPHYQSGAIFNVFIEWIKSGKKESVEDMAALVQQLNNMSFKKTSITIPNTTHL; encoded by the coding sequence ATGGAAAAACGACGACATGCTTCCAATGTGTTTGCAAAGGAATGTATTTCCACCGCTTTATTACAACTGATGGAATCCAACAAATACGAGGACATCACGATTACAGACATCACTAAAAAAGCCGGTGTATCACGTGTGACCTATTACCGTAATTTTGCCAATAAAGAAGCCATTATTATCAGTTATTTAGACGACTTATTTTATCAGTATCAGCAAGAGACACAGCACCTTCCAGAAGAGGACGATTACCAATTTCTTCTTTATGCGTTTTATTTTTTTGAAAAATATAGTGATATTATGTCGAGACTGTATGAAGCCAATTTAGCTACTTTAGTGTTAGACTGTTTCAATAAATATGTGTTGTGGTGCATAGACGAAAGTGAAGAACGCCTGCTAAAATATGCGCCTCATTACCAGTCAGGTGCTATTTTCAATGTATTTATCGAGTGGATCAAAAGTGGTAAAAAAGAAAGTGTGGAAGACATGGCTGCATTAGTTCAACAGCTAAACAATATGTCATTTAAGAAAACGTCTATTACTATCCCTAACACAACACATTTATGA
- a CDS encoding 6-phospho-beta-glucosidase, which produces MPLKKDFLWGGAVAANQCEGAYLEDGKGLSLVDLLPAGKERWEALMEPQKALTTTYSHYPSHESIDFYHRYKEDIKLFAEMGFKVFRLSISWPRIFPNGDETEPNEQGLAFYDNVFDECAKYGIEPLVTINHFDTPLGLVKDYGGWRNRKLIDFYVKFAETVLHRYKGKVKYWLTFNEINMILHIPFFGAGLILEDGENHDQVKYQAAHYQLVASSLATKIAKEVDPQIQIGCMLAAGEIYPYTCHPNDMLKAVKENQNQYFFIDVQSRGYYPSYAERLFKELGVSLEMEEEDRDILKKYTVDFISFSYYSSRLTSADPEVNNAQKSGNAIMTLRNPHLDATDWGWQIDPIGLRVTMNQLWDRYQKPLFIVENGMGAVDELNENNTVEDDYRIEYMRDHLEQMIEAVEDGVELMGYTSWGCIDLVSAGSGEMKKRYGFIYVDRDNEGRGTNERYKKKSFNWYKQVIESNGEKL; this is translated from the coding sequence ATGCCATTAAAAAAAGATTTCTTATGGGGTGGCGCAGTAGCTGCTAACCAATGTGAAGGTGCTTATTTAGAAGATGGAAAAGGATTATCGTTAGTCGATCTTTTACCGGCAGGAAAAGAACGATGGGAAGCATTGATGGAGCCGCAAAAAGCGTTAACGACGACGTACTCACATTACCCGAGTCATGAATCCATTGATTTTTATCACCGTTATAAAGAAGATATTAAATTATTTGCCGAAATGGGGTTTAAAGTGTTTCGCTTGTCGATTTCATGGCCGAGGATTTTTCCAAATGGAGATGAAACAGAGCCGAATGAACAAGGGCTCGCATTTTATGATAACGTATTCGATGAGTGTGCTAAGTATGGCATTGAGCCGTTAGTCACCATCAATCATTTTGACACTCCCCTTGGATTAGTTAAAGATTACGGTGGTTGGCGCAACCGGAAATTGATTGATTTCTATGTCAAATTCGCTGAAACTGTTTTACACCGTTATAAAGGTAAAGTGAAATATTGGCTTACTTTCAATGAAATTAATATGATTCTTCATATCCCCTTTTTCGGAGCGGGACTCATATTAGAAGATGGCGAAAATCATGATCAAGTGAAATATCAAGCGGCTCATTATCAACTAGTAGCCAGTAGTTTAGCAACTAAGATTGCAAAAGAAGTTGATCCTCAAATTCAAATAGGGTGCATGTTAGCGGCAGGGGAAATCTATCCATACACGTGTCATCCTAATGATATGTTAAAAGCGGTGAAAGAAAATCAAAATCAATATTTCTTTATTGATGTTCAGTCTCGAGGGTATTACCCATCTTATGCGGAGCGTCTCTTTAAAGAATTAGGAGTCTCTCTTGAGATGGAAGAGGAAGATCGAGATATTTTAAAAAAGTATACGGTTGATTTCATTTCATTTTCTTACTATTCATCGCGCTTAACGAGTGCTGATCCAGAAGTGAACAATGCACAAAAAAGTGGGAATGCCATTATGACATTGCGCAACCCGCATCTGGATGCAACCGATTGGGGGTGGCAAATCGATCCCATTGGTTTACGTGTGACGATGAACCAATTATGGGACCGGTATCAGAAACCATTATTTATCGTAGAGAATGGGATGGGAGCAGTAGACGAACTAAATGAAAATAATACGGTAGAAGATGATTATCGTATTGAGTATATGCGTGACCATTTAGAACAAATGATAGAAGCGGTAGAAGATGGCGTAGAGTTAATGGGTTACACGTCTTGGGGATGTATTGATTTAGTGAGCGCTGGCAGTGGAGAAATGAAGAAACGTTATGGTTTCATCTACGTTGATCGAGACAATGAAGGTCGTGGCACAAATGAGCGTTATAAGAAAAAATCGTTCAACTGGTATAAGCAGGTCATCGAATCAAACGGAGAAAAGCTATGA
- a CDS encoding putative bifunctional diguanylate cyclase/phosphodiesterase, giving the protein MQTKRSIIIYLVMSLTFVCGWLYLFRDNPAMRTIGVSVFPILWGTLSFLWTFNAYRMIRGREKYFWLFISIGLIFYLISNVFWVMNFMMTGDHVFPDSSYLFWLFTYLFFFIGLIYKVKLLSLTVSHKPYVFNIVTFMIVATSISSHYLIRPVLVATDNSVGLTIISLIYPVASLGIIFAMTYLYYLSKQTNEKETVLYVVISFSLQACADWGYAYTTLTHGEYTPGGVIDPVWLTSLMVIGLAGLKAQHNATSPVLEINDEIQSQETLFPYLSSVVLIVLSAQSYDWSFNLLSVGATIVFLAIMGRQFLVIRRNEQLMKEYKHLAYHDPLTGLKNRVSFQEEIERYLAHSERHHTSTVLMLIDLDRFKAINDTLGHHIGDEVLIRAGNRLNTGLNAHRVYRLGGDEFVFILSGVDQEKYIQLAEKVIHLFTVPFHVKGHEMSVTPSIGISTYPENGNDSASLLKNADAAMYLAKANGSNQYCVYNAELALAHERKIRVENELRKAVETEQLFLVYQPIVELETGRPIGMEALLRWVHPELGFVSPAEFIPIAEETGQIVCVGEWVLRKACEQAKRWHDEGYAYLYVSVNVSARQIQQESFVHLVQTTLQKTGLSVGKLELEITESIMQDPSRSTKVLNDLQHLGVKTAIDDFGTGYSSLYLLKELPINTIKIDKAFVDDMTNNKGHSVVKSIIQIGRNLGLKIIAEGIEHETQAEELLQDGCHYGQGYHYLKPAPANEFAMYLTKVEEEKSLG; this is encoded by the coding sequence ATGCAGACGAAACGTTCAATAATAATTTATCTCGTTATGTCGCTCACTTTTGTGTGCGGATGGCTGTATTTATTTAGAGATAATCCCGCCATGCGTACGATAGGAGTGAGTGTCTTTCCAATTTTATGGGGAACTTTAAGTTTTCTATGGACATTTAATGCTTACCGTATGATCAGAGGGAGAGAAAAATATTTTTGGTTATTCATTTCTATAGGGTTGATTTTCTATCTTATATCAAATGTTTTTTGGGTTATGAATTTTATGATGACAGGAGATCATGTGTTTCCTGATAGCTCATATTTATTTTGGCTTTTTACTTATCTCTTCTTTTTTATCGGTTTAATTTATAAAGTGAAGCTTTTAAGTCTTACAGTCTCCCATAAGCCTTACGTGTTTAACATCGTGACGTTCATGATTGTGGCTACCTCTATAAGCAGTCATTACTTAATTAGACCTGTGCTCGTTGCTACTGATAATTCAGTAGGCTTAACGATTATTAGCTTGATTTACCCAGTAGCTTCTTTAGGCATTATTTTTGCAATGACTTACCTATACTATTTGTCTAAGCAAACGAACGAAAAGGAAACGGTATTATATGTGGTAATAAGCTTTTCTCTCCAAGCTTGTGCCGACTGGGGTTACGCTTATACGACGTTAACCCATGGTGAATATACTCCAGGTGGGGTTATAGATCCGGTTTGGTTAACTTCCCTCATGGTAATTGGCTTGGCGGGCTTAAAGGCTCAGCATAATGCCACATCTCCTGTATTAGAAATAAACGATGAGATACAAAGTCAAGAGACACTTTTTCCATATCTAAGTAGTGTTGTCCTAATTGTGTTAAGCGCTCAAAGCTATGATTGGTCTTTTAATTTGTTAAGTGTGGGGGCGACGATCGTATTCTTGGCAATTATGGGTCGGCAGTTCTTAGTCATAAGGCGAAATGAGCAGTTAATGAAAGAGTACAAGCACTTGGCCTATCATGATCCATTGACAGGGTTAAAAAACAGAGTAAGCTTTCAAGAGGAAATTGAACGTTATTTGGCACATAGTGAACGGCATCATACGAGTACCGTTCTAATGCTTATTGATTTGGACCGTTTTAAAGCAATAAATGATACTCTCGGTCACCATATTGGCGATGAAGTACTCATCAGAGCTGGAAACAGGTTGAACACAGGATTAAATGCTCATCGTGTTTATCGGCTTGGCGGCGATGAGTTTGTCTTCATTCTTTCTGGTGTTGATCAAGAGAAGTACATTCAATTAGCAGAAAAAGTGATTCATTTGTTTACCGTTCCATTTCATGTGAAGGGCCATGAAATGAGTGTCACCCCTAGCATCGGTATTAGTACGTATCCCGAGAATGGAAACGATAGCGCATCATTACTTAAAAATGCAGATGCTGCCATGTATTTAGCAAAAGCGAATGGGAGTAATCAATATTGTGTGTATAATGCTGAGTTGGCATTAGCTCATGAACGCAAGATAAGGGTGGAAAATGAACTAAGAAAAGCAGTTGAAACAGAACAGTTATTTCTTGTATATCAACCGATCGTGGAATTAGAAACTGGGAGACCTATCGGTATGGAAGCCCTTTTGCGTTGGGTGCACCCTGAACTTGGATTTGTGTCCCCAGCAGAGTTTATCCCTATTGCTGAAGAAACAGGGCAAATCGTCTGTGTCGGAGAGTGGGTGTTACGCAAGGCATGTGAACAAGCGAAACGTTGGCATGATGAAGGGTACGCGTATTTATATGTGTCTGTTAATGTGTCAGCTCGTCAAATTCAACAAGAGTCTTTCGTTCATTTAGTGCAGACGACATTACAGAAAACAGGGCTATCTGTGGGAAAACTTGAATTGGAAATCACAGAAAGCATCATGCAAGATCCAAGCCGATCGACGAAAGTTTTAAATGATCTGCAACATTTAGGTGTCAAGACGGCCATCGATGATTTTGGCACTGGCTACTCGTCATTATATCTTTTAAAAGAATTACCTATAAATACAATTAAAATTGACAAAGCTTTTGTGGACGATATGACAAATAATAAAGGACACTCTGTCGTCAAATCAATTATCCAAATTGGTCGGAATCTAGGGCTGAAAATTATTGCCGAAGGGATTGAACATGAGACTCAGGCGGAAGAGCTTTTACAAGACGGTTGTCATTATGGACAAGGTTATCATTACCTAAAACCAGCACCTGCGAATGAGTTTGCTATGTATTTAACTAAAGTGGAAGAAGAAAAAAGTTTGGGCTAA
- a CDS encoding ROK family protein, giving the protein MLGGIEAGGTKFVCAVANDDLTIVERIAFPTRSPEETFNDVFEFFDKFQLKALGIGSFGPIDVNEQSPSYGFITDTPKPFWSHFDFVGTLKEKYDVPVFWTTDVNAAAYGEKMKGSAVNNASCLYLTVGTGVGGGVIYGENILEGFSHPEMGHILVQPHAEDPFEGGCPFHKNCLEGLASGSAIEKRFGRKGNTIPQDDKFWKIEAYYMAQALMSYTLTLRPEKIILGGGVMMQDHLLASLREEFSRLLNGYVATPDLSEYIVTPALKGDAGIVGSLLLAEKALKEA; this is encoded by the coding sequence ATGCTAGGTGGAATTGAAGCAGGTGGAACTAAATTTGTTTGTGCAGTAGCTAATGATGACTTAACAATCGTAGAAAGGATCGCCTTTCCTACAAGAAGCCCTGAGGAAACGTTCAATGATGTCTTTGAATTTTTTGATAAATTTCAATTGAAAGCTTTAGGTATCGGGTCATTTGGTCCAATTGATGTCAATGAGCAGTCACCATCATATGGATTTATTACAGATACCCCGAAGCCATTTTGGAGCCATTTTGATTTCGTTGGCACGTTAAAGGAGAAGTATGATGTTCCCGTCTTCTGGACGACAGATGTTAATGCTGCTGCTTACGGTGAGAAGATGAAGGGGAGTGCTGTCAATAATGCAAGTTGTCTTTATTTGACGGTTGGAACTGGTGTCGGCGGTGGTGTCATTTATGGAGAGAACATTCTTGAAGGGTTCAGTCATCCAGAAATGGGCCATATACTTGTCCAGCCTCATGCAGAAGATCCATTTGAGGGAGGGTGTCCATTCCACAAAAACTGTTTAGAAGGATTAGCATCGGGATCTGCTATTGAAAAGCGCTTTGGTAGAAAAGGCAATACGATCCCTCAGGACGATAAATTCTGGAAAATTGAAGCGTATTATATGGCACAGGCCCTGATGAGCTACACGTTAACGTTACGTCCTGAGAAAATCATTCTTGGCGGTGGGGTTATGATGCAGGATCATTTGCTAGCCAGTTTACGGGAAGAATTCAGTCGTCTATTAAATGGATACGTCGCCACACCTGATCTATCAGAGTACATTGTGACACCTGCACTAAAAGGAGATGCTGGCATTGTCGGCTCCTTACTATTGGCTGAAAAAGCCTTAAAAGAAGCGTAA
- the queE gene encoding 7-carboxy-7-deazaguanine synthase QueE produces MSKLPVLEIFGPTIQGEGMVVGKKTMFVRTAGCDYSCAWCDSAFTWDGSAKDDIRQMTATEIWNSLQALAPNNFSHVTISGGNPALFKNMSDFIDLLKDYQINIALETQGSKWQDWFYRIDDLTLSPKPPSSMMSTDFDVLDDIMTRLTEADRVANISVKVVVFDDRDFDYAKKVHKRYPHVSFYLQVGNSDPVTENKSSLTTHLLEKYEWLTEKTVADRELNDARVLPQLHTLMWGNKRGV; encoded by the coding sequence GTGAGTAAGCTTCCTGTATTGGAGATTTTTGGTCCGACAATCCAAGGTGAAGGCATGGTCGTGGGGAAGAAAACGATGTTTGTGCGTACAGCAGGATGTGATTATTCCTGTGCTTGGTGTGATTCAGCATTTACGTGGGACGGTTCTGCAAAGGACGATATTAGACAGATGACCGCTACTGAGATATGGAATAGCTTACAAGCGTTGGCACCAAACAATTTCTCACACGTGACCATTTCAGGTGGCAATCCAGCCCTGTTTAAAAACATGAGTGACTTTATCGATTTATTAAAAGATTATCAAATAAACATTGCCCTTGAAACACAAGGGAGCAAGTGGCAGGACTGGTTTTATAGGATAGATGATTTAACACTCTCTCCAAAACCCCCTAGTTCAATGATGTCAACCGATTTTGATGTCCTTGATGACATTATGACACGATTAACGGAAGCCGATAGGGTGGCGAATATCAGTGTAAAAGTTGTAGTATTTGATGATCGTGATTTTGATTATGCTAAAAAGGTGCATAAGCGTTATCCCCATGTGTCATTCTATTTACAAGTGGGAAATAGTGATCCTGTTACAGAAAATAAGTCGTCCTTAACGACACACCTTCTAGAAAAATATGAGTGGCTCACTGAAAAAACGGTGGCAGATCGTGAGCTGAATGACGCGCGAGTTCTTCCGCAATTGCACACATTAATGTGGGGGAATAAACGTGGTGTTTAA
- the queD gene encoding 6-carboxytetrahydropterin synthase QueD yields the protein MEFRIVDKLEKIDEDISRKELKYHTKRVLVSKEFTFDAAHHLHCYEGKCKNLHGHTYKVIFGISGFVDDTGLMIDFGEIKTIWKNDIEVYLDHRYLNETLPNMNTTAENMVVWIYEKMAESLATHKTLVKEQGARVEFVRLYETPTSYAEARREWMNGE from the coding sequence ATGGAGTTCAGAATTGTCGATAAGCTTGAGAAGATAGATGAAGATATTTCCCGCAAGGAGCTGAAATACCATACAAAAAGGGTTCTTGTCAGTAAGGAGTTTACGTTCGATGCAGCCCACCACCTCCACTGTTACGAAGGTAAGTGTAAAAACCTTCACGGCCATACGTATAAAGTTATTTTTGGCATCAGTGGGTTCGTTGACGACACAGGTCTTATGATAGACTTCGGGGAGATAAAAACGATTTGGAAAAACGATATTGAAGTGTATCTCGATCATCGTTATTTAAATGAAACGTTACCAAATATGAATACCACCGCTGAAAACATGGTCGTATGGATTTATGAAAAAATGGCCGAGTCTCTTGCCACTCATAAAACGTTAGTGAAGGAACAAGGAGCAAGAGTGGAATTTGTTCGTTTATATGAAACGCCGACGAGTTATGCGGAAGCAAGACGGGAGTGGATGAACGGTGAGTAA
- the queC gene encoding 7-cyano-7-deazaguanine synthase QueC has translation MKHEKAIVVFSGGQDSTTCLFWALERFKEVETVTFNYNQRHQLEIEVAKSIAEELGVKHTVLDMALLNQLAPNALTRDNIDIEQKEGELPSTFVEGRNLLFLTFAAIAGKQVGADHIVTGVCETDFSGYPDCRDVFVKSLNVTLNLSMDHQFVIHTPLMWLDKADTWELADKLKAFDYVRTKTLTCYNGIIADGCGECPACVLRQKGLEEYVARKEAQ, from the coding sequence ATGAAACATGAAAAAGCTATCGTTGTTTTTAGTGGTGGACAAGACAGCACCACTTGTTTGTTTTGGGCGTTAGAGCGTTTTAAAGAAGTTGAAACTGTCACATTTAATTATAACCAGCGTCACCAATTAGAGATTGAAGTGGCTAAGTCCATTGCTGAGGAATTAGGTGTTAAACATACCGTATTAGATATGGCGCTGTTAAACCAATTAGCTCCTAATGCTTTAACGAGAGATAACATTGACATTGAACAAAAAGAAGGCGAGCTACCATCTACGTTTGTTGAAGGGCGAAATTTATTGTTTTTAACGTTTGCCGCTATAGCTGGCAAGCAAGTAGGGGCCGATCACATTGTGACGGGTGTGTGTGAAACAGACTTTAGTGGTTATCCAGACTGTCGAGATGTTTTTGTAAAGTCACTGAACGTCACGTTAAATCTATCAATGGATCATCAATTTGTCATTCATACACCTCTTATGTGGCTTGATAAGGCAGATACGTGGGAGCTAGCTGATAAACTAAAAGCGTTTGATTATGTTAGAACGAAAACGTTAACGTGCTATAACGGCATCATCGCAGACGGTTGCGGAGAATGTCCAGCATGTGTGTTAAGGCAAAAAGGATTAGAAGAATATGTGGCAAGAAAGGAGGCACAGTAA
- a CDS encoding DUF4064 domain-containing protein, with translation MSRTTEMILGILGGLIGFGGAFFALFIGTVDEAVSGSSQISSLGTSAFLFSILAIIGAIIVKFKAKLGGWLMVISGVAILISISMFGVVPALFLISAGLMGILRKPKTSEAPAA, from the coding sequence ATGAGTCGTACAACAGAAATGATTTTAGGAATTTTAGGTGGATTAATTGGTTTTGGAGGGGCTTTCTTTGCATTGTTCATCGGCACAGTTGATGAAGCAGTAAGCGGAAGCAGTCAAATATCTTCGCTTGGAACATCTGCATTTTTATTTAGTATTCTTGCTATTATAGGCGCAATCATCGTGAAGTTTAAAGCTAAACTAGGTGGATGGCTAATGGTGATTAGCGGTGTGGCTATTTTAATTTCTATTAGTATGTTTGGCGTCGTTCCTGCTTTATTCCTAATTTCAGCAGGTTTAATGGGGATCTTAAGAAAGCCTAAAACTTCTGAAGCACCAGCTGCATAA
- a CDS encoding Hsp20/alpha crystallin family protein: protein MVNLFPKKDRELFEGLPSLFSKDGITSLFDDHFGLQPRVDVKDEKNYYVIEAELPGFSKDDITVEYKDNYLFIDGKKEATEEMKDDDHFIRRERTTGTIQRKFYVGDIDETQINGKFKNGLLELTVPKSNAELDGRSGYRIDLK from the coding sequence ATGGTAAACTTATTTCCAAAAAAAGATCGTGAGTTGTTTGAAGGGCTACCAAGTCTATTCTCGAAGGATGGGATAACGAGTTTATTTGATGACCATTTTGGGCTTCAACCACGTGTGGATGTGAAGGACGAAAAGAATTACTATGTGATTGAAGCGGAACTTCCTGGTTTCTCAAAAGATGACATCACCGTTGAGTACAAAGATAACTATCTTTTCATTGATGGAAAAAAAGAAGCAACAGAAGAGATGAAAGATGATGATCACTTTATCCGGCGGGAACGAACAACGGGTACAATCCAAAGAAAATTTTATGTTGGAGATATTGATGAAACACAAATAAACGGAAAGTTTAAGAATGGGTTACTTGAACTAACTGTCCCTAAATCTAATGCGGAACTAGACGGAAGAAGCGGCTACCGTATCGATCTCAAATAA
- a CDS encoding alpha/beta hydrolase, whose amino-acid sequence MALIQLSFKSRALMLQTSVNVLLPVGMNAVDFTPSDDFSYVTDPFPVLYLLHGATDDYSAWLRLSSIERYAEEKKLAVVMPNADMSAYTDMVHGHRYWTYISKVLPEFMRATFPISQHREDTFAAGLSMGGYGAFKLALRQPERFAAAVSLSGAVDMREASQPDSLFVNAFGEGTKIAGTDLDLFHLIKKLGVYEGAKPALFQACGTEDFLYEDNVRFRDYARQVNANLTYEEGPGGHEWAYWDRMIARALDWLPLKTTN is encoded by the coding sequence ATGGCTTTAATTCAATTAAGCTTTAAATCACGAGCATTAATGTTGCAAACCTCTGTCAATGTTTTATTACCGGTGGGAATGAATGCTGTAGATTTTACACCAAGTGATGATTTTTCTTATGTTACTGACCCTTTTCCTGTCCTATATCTTTTGCATGGTGCAACTGATGATTATTCAGCATGGCTACGTCTGTCCTCTATTGAACGATATGCTGAAGAAAAAAAATTGGCGGTCGTCATGCCAAATGCTGATATGAGTGCGTATACGGATATGGTACATGGCCATCGTTACTGGACGTATATTAGTAAGGTGCTGCCTGAGTTTATGAGAGCAACTTTTCCTATTTCTCAGCACCGTGAAGACACCTTTGCAGCTGGTCTGTCTATGGGAGGATACGGGGCTTTTAAATTGGCGCTGCGGCAACCGGAACGCTTCGCTGCAGCTGTGTCATTATCTGGTGCAGTTGATATGAGAGAAGCAAGTCAACCAGACTCCCTATTTGTAAATGCCTTTGGTGAAGGGACGAAAATCGCAGGGACAGATCTTGATCTTTTTCATTTAATTAAAAAGTTGGGGGTATATGAAGGGGCTAAACCAGCCCTTTTTCAAGCGTGTGGGACAGAGGACTTTTTATATGAAGATAATGTGAGATTTAGAGATTATGCACGACAAGTGAATGCCAATTTAACTTATGAAGAAGGTCCTGGTGGTCATGAATGGGCTTATTGGGATAGAATGATCGCCCGTGCCCTAGATTGGCTACCTTTAAAGACAACTAATTAA